Proteins encoded in a region of the Vicia villosa cultivar HV-30 ecotype Madison, WI linkage group LG5, Vvil1.0, whole genome shotgun sequence genome:
- the LOC131602583 gene encoding uncharacterized protein LOC131602583 has product MANPSGRSTPTMSTDSLEQKGKNNTESNASMIQCPLSQQQRSSLDGPVSILWDIENCPVPSDVRPEDVAGNIRMALQVHPVIKGAVMMFSAYGDFNAFPRRLREGCQRTGVKLIDVPNGRKDAADKAILVDMFLFALDNPPPSSIMLISGDVDFAPALHILGQRGYTIILVIPAGVGVSSALCNAGKFVWDWPIVARGEGFVPPSKMLAQPRGSSVELAGYLMGCHINDNGEGQNEEEAIVYRGMSQSYYNSREFSLVSQSLSEYNPPHMSYLPTSMRSYSLPSGLNDDAGGPMPSSDNTECQVWVQPGDLNGLKGQLIRLLELSGGCLPLVRVPAEYQKVYSKPLFISEYGAFKLVDLFKKMDDAISVEGKGARRFVYLRNKKGGASAPPLTLAKKDKKGKGALEENANGVLGGCSSDELSDEERVVLEEHDGRSFTGKRNKGRAGRCQIDGRVLEQFKCELQEILVSYSCRILLSCFEAVYKQRYKKQLEYQQFGVDKLEDLLEKVSDVVIMHEEPVSKRKFLSAVGFQ; this is encoded by the coding sequence ATGGCTAACCCAAGTGGCAGATCTACACCAACAATGTCCACAGACTCCTTGGAGCAGAAGGGGAAAAATAATACTGAATCAAATGCAAGCATGATTCAATGTCCTTTAAGCCAGCAACAGCGTAGCTCTTTAGATGGCCCAGTTTCTATCCTTTGGGATATTGAAAATTGTCCTGTTCCAAGTGATGTACGCCCAGAAGATGTAGCTGGTAATATAAGAATGGCTCTGCAAGTGCATCCAGTAATTAAAGGAGCTGTTATGATGTTTTCTGCTTATGGGGATTTCAATGCTTTCCCCAGGCGACTTAGAGAGGGCTGTCAAAGAACCGGGGTTAAACTCATTGATGTTCCCAATGGGAGAAAAGATGCTGCTGACAAAGCAATCTTGGTTGACATGTTCTTATTTGCTCTTGACAATCCTCCACCATCCTCGATCATGCTAATCTCTGGAGATGTTGATTTTGCTCCAGCGCTCCACATTCTTGGTCAACGGGGATACACTATAATTCTTGTCATCCCCGCTGGGGTTGGTGTTTCATCTGCCCTATGCAATGCTGGTAAATTTGTCTGGGACTGGCCTATTGTAGCTCGTGGAGAAGGTTTTGTACCGCCCTCAAAGATGTTGGCGCAACCACGTGGAAGTTCAGTTGAGCTTGCTGGATATTTGATGGGATGCCATATCAATGATAACGGTGAAGGACAAAATGAAGAAGAAGCAATAGTTTATAGAGGGATGTCACAGAGCTATTACAACTCAAGAGAGTTTTCGTTGGTATCACAATCTCTATCTGAATATAACCCACCACACATGTCTTACTTGCCAACATCTATGAGATCATATAGCCTTCCATCTGGATTGAATGATGATGCTGGAGGACCTATGCCTTCTAGCGACAATACTGAGTGCCAGGTATGGGTACAGCCCGGGGATTTAAATGGTCTCAAGGGCCAGTTAATAAGACTGCTCGAACTATCTGGTGGATGCCTGCCCTTGGTCCGAGTTCCAGCAGAGTACCAGAAAGTTTACAGTAAGCCACTTTTTATATCTGAATATGGGGCATTTAAGTTGGTCGATCTTTTCAAAAAAATGGATGATGCCATTTCTGTGGAAGGGAAAGGGGCTCGCAGATTTGTGTATCTCAGAAACAAAAAGGGAGGCGCAAGTGCTCCTCCGCTGACTCTTGCAAAAAAAGATAAGAAGGGAAAAGGGGCACTTGAAGAGAATGCAAATGGTGTCCTCGGTGGTTGCTCTTCGGATGAGTTGTCAGATGAAGAAAGAGTAGTCCTAGAAGAACATGATGGAAGAAGTTTTACAGGAAAGCGTAATAAGGGGAGAGCAGGCAGATGTCAAATTGATGGCCGTGTTCTTGAGCAGTTTAAGTGCGAACTGCAGGAAATTCTGGTCAGCTATTCCTGTCGGATACTTCTAAGTTGTTTCGAGGCTGTATACAAGCAACGATACAAGAAACAGTTGGAATATCAGCAATTTGGTGTGGacaagttagaggatttgttggagAAAGTGAGTGATGTGGTAATAATGCACGAGGAACCAGTAAGCAAGAGGAAATTCCTGTCTGCAGTTGGTTTTCAGTAA